The genomic window ACCGTGTCGTCACTTCAGCTTTATTGAACTGTCTAACAGTCAGACAGCTGAGTCACAACATTACATCAGCATAtcaaaaacagatgtttttgtcCACATATTATAACTGAATCACCTTTTCTCTGGTATAGAGCTCATATTAACGACATGGAGAACATCCTACCCTTCCTGTTCCTGGGTGCCATCTACTCCCTGACTGGACCTTCACTGGCTGTGGCTCGCCTTCACTTCCTGGTCTTCTTCATGGCCCGTGTGCTGCACAGCGTAGCCTACCTGTTTGCCTTGCGAGCGCCGACCCGCTCTCTGGCATACACCGTCGCACAGATACCTTGTGTTTCCATGGCGCTGCAGATCCTAATAGCAGTCGCAGCATATGCTTAATATTCTGAGATGAGGGACTGAACTAGTTCTTCAATAGATGGAGGTTACGATCTGTGACCTGTGTGAGAaaaaagcaggaggaggataCCTGAGAGGCCTCTTGGGAGGCAGAATAGAAAAAACGAGAATGTCAATGAGAGTGCAATATAAGGTGTAAGATTACACCAATGCTGGGGTTTGTGAgatttaatcagtatttttgttttatttacaaagtTGAAATGTGAGAATGTCTTTAAAGTTATTTGAAGCTGAAGTCATCTTGTACTGTACACAAgtatttaaaatgcaaatgaaggTTGTTGCTCATATTCGTCTTTTTAACCAGGTTTCGTTGAAATAACCTGAAAGATTACTGACAGACGGTTGTAGACATTTAGTTTAAGCCACTTTGGGACATTTTCCAGCACTGTATGTTGATCCACTGCCTCTTTGTgtatacacacaacacagaccACCATTCATGTGGTGTCGTATCCTCCGCAGCTTCATCTGTTTCCTGTGAGGATGTTCCATCTGTTGTGTCATTTGTTTGCATGCTACATTCAACAAAAGTATAGTGGATCCTGGTGTGATGATGTGCAGAAACTCTATGCAGCATAGATTGTAATAACACGCACTGGAATACAACTTAATGCTCCTTTAGTGTGAGTGAAACTGTCTCCCATGTTCcttttaaaggatttggctggcaattttctatatttcaagaattctcatgtgcagagccaaaccagcaatgaactgatctacttacttaggtattatgtgtgtattcaAAGTCTGACATATTGTATTCCTTTGAGCCTTAGACCtccgttgtccaaaaactattaaaaacacatcagtgagtcacacccttgcactgggtgacatgttcctgcACTACGAAGATTGCGGTCGCTgtaatttgtttagaaatggctccaaagactgaTAACAGCGATCATGATTTCAGTCTCCGGAGaatagttctgtgtaaggctttgctacatatcacaaccttttgattttgtattgaatttctttgagaaatttacaatgtagcacaaagtcaagaggttgtgatatgtaacataacaagctagcaaagccTTACACaaaactactctctggagactggaAATGGGATAGCTGTTATTAGTcgttggagctgtttctaaacagaATAATGTGACCCAGTATGGTATAATGAGATTTTAAGGTTTAGATATACTTGTTAATACTTGTAggtagatcaattcattgttttttttgactctgcacatgctgacaataagaaaaatatagaaaaccgCCAGCTTTAAAGGAATCCTAACACTGAGTTTAGACTGAGAAATAAATGTCTCGCAACaacctgcagagacagaaaacaaacaaaaacaaacgaGGAAGATCTtctctgtaatattttattgttatctGTGAAttttatatctatgtattttaaaaatattgtaataataatttattagtGATGTTTTCAACAGTGCAGATACATTCTTGTTTGTAGGCAATAAAACGTTTCACACAGTCTGATCTTAAATGTGATTTGTTCATGAGTgattcattctttcatttaatCATCTTTTCGTAGAGAGATTATATTATTTACTTTGCCTGGTCATGCAGAGACAGTTTGTTCTGGTGTTACTCGGACAGGGCcccattttgtgtgtgtgtgtgtgtgtgtgtgtgtgtgtgtgtgtgtgtgtgtgtgagggtgagATGATCCAGAAGTCCACGGCAAAGCTCCAGCATTCCTCCACCTATTATGTAAGACCTTCGGCTATGCTGTGCTCACTGTCGTATCCTGAGGGGCCAGGGGGGATGGTTGGGAGGCCATATAGACTTACTAACAGAACAGACAAGAGACATTATATTCAGAACAtgattacagtatgtgtgggCGGCTTGTCAACCTGTTCAAATCACCTGTAGCATTATGAGTAAAGAGATCTGTTTTTCCATGTTATTACATCATCTTTGGCTCAGTCTGATGTGAAAACAGTTCTTCCTTATTCCtctgtgatttgtttttgactCCTGTCagtaacaataatgataatacatttTGCCGCCTTAAAATGATGTATATCCAGTAATACTGGGATGTGATGACTAACTTGAAATTACAGACCTGGAATATTTTGTGATTATgggacttttctttttaaacaaaagacATATAACAAAACCGCAGAGTGTGGGAGGAGTGTTGGAAAAGCCTAATCCTCTGCTATGAATGAGTGAGCATCAACAATACATATGATCTGTTTGGAACATAAAGCTAATGATATGCCAGGGACAGAGGTGTGTCTATATCCTGAGTATGCGTCAACAGTGTGGTCGTCTCAACCTGCCTGTACCTTTGGGGCAAAAGGAAACAACGTACTCCTTCCCACTTActcacttttcctctctctctctctctctctctttcatgcaATCAAATCATCGGGTGAACGAGCTGCAGTgcctgacaaacacaaaaaccacaTACCACTAGGCAGTTAATTGAGTAATGAGAAATGTATTGCTACATAAAATTTTAGTCTTACAAAACATGTACaaaagctttgttttcttttgcctCTGGTCAGTTCCCATCAGAAAAGCAGTTTATTTTGAATAGTCTGGACCATTGTTCAGGGGCGTAGGCTTGCTTCTGGCTCCTTTTAAAAGTGAACAGTGAGAAACAGCATTTACTTCAAAGAAACAGAGCTTAAATCTTAAGGGACAGGTTCACAactttcaagtttgtcttaaaacaaaagtcaggtgcccaaaggaacattgaaaaaggttttccctgctataatcattcctcctgctcatactggctattaaaaaatcccctttaaatgtgctttcaatgtaaataatgagggccaaaatccacagtgtgtccacacagtcatttagtgcaaaaatgcatttaaaagtttatctgaagcttatatgaggcttcagcaatctgagttagtcatatcaagtagatatctgccacatttacagtgtttttagtatAAATTTCCGCCTTTGTTTTCCTTggcagtgtttccctgttgagctatggtggaagtatagtaacaaaaagagggactaaaaaggcactaaaaagactgtaacattgaaagatatctatttgatttgactaatttggatggctgaagcttcatattagtttcaggTAAACTTTTTGCAGCAAGTGTGGTCACTGGTTCCACTGGCGAGACTGCACAAGATCCATAAGAGTCTGCCCTCTGGTAACATCATCCGCCGGGTTGCTTGTAGTAGTTCACATATCTCCAGTCCAAGTTCCTGGATTTCTGCAATGAGGGTACTGACGAATACTTTGTAGCTGCAAAACTCAGACTTCATCCAGTAAATGATGGTTGTGGTTTCAGACCACAGGGTGACGGATGGAATTGGCAGTGTCATCTTGGTCAGAGGACTTTGGTCAGCTGAGAACCAGTGAGTACTGGAGATCTTGCCATGACAAAGGTTGAATGGACATGCTCTTGTTCATCAATAGACCACAAATATGCAACTGCCCTGTAAGCTCTCTGTCACGTCACAGAATACGTGGAGGTCCCTATTCACTGCAGCAGAGTTGACACATGGTGGATCATAACACAGAGGAATCTTCACTTTGTTCAGGCCACATAGCCCTACTTCTCATGTTTGCCATCTTTCCAGTAGGTCTTGCTGCTGAATAGGGTCATCATAACAATGCTCAGTCTTTCCAAAGATCTGGTACCACAGCACTACCTTGGCACGGGTAGTATATGGAAATAGGTAACCCAATATATCATATTGGGATGCAAGCATTGTGTATATGTGTCTCAAGGTGGGCATGTAAACAGTCCCAGTGCATGCCCAAGGCGGATTCCCAGAGGTTGGGGAAAGCAACGGCTTGCTGCATTGAGATCTAGCTTCACTGGGCAGGTGGTCTATGACAGTGATGTCATTGCTTGCCCACTGTTTAATCTTCAAGCCGCCCACAGAAAGCAGTTCCCTCATCCTGTTCACCAGGTCCTGGGCTATCACTGTCCCAAGACTCTGCAAGGAATTGTCCACATAGAACACCTGATTGATGGACTCCAAGATGTCTTTGTTGCCTGCCTTGTTGTCTTGCACAGTGTACTGTCACTGCAGTGCATAGGTGGCACAGCAGGGACTGCAAGTAGTGCTGAAGGGCAACAGATGCCACTCATACACTGTTGGTTCTACTGTACTCACCAAATTCCTCCAAATGAAGTGGAGCAGTGGCATGTCAGCAGGAAGAAGCCTCACCTGGTGGAACATGGCTTTGATATCACCACTGACACAGTCAGGTTGGTGAAGGCGGAGGAGGAGCATAATGACTTACTccattcacttttattttggTAGTGGCTGAGGCTAGGAGCTCCAGGGCTTGCTGATCTTGTTTAGATCTGGTCACTAGCTTCTCGTCGAGATAAGGTAAAACATCGATCTGCCACAACCTCTCAACATGGTGATGGAGCTCAGCTTCTGGGCTGACTACCTTAGTGAAGAGACATTGCTGTTTGTGCCCTGGGCTCTCCATGAGGCTTGTGCAATCCAGACTGCAATGGGGCCTCCTGGTGGACCACTACTCACAGGCTGTAAGGGGACCAGTAGGTGGGCCATGTCAGATCTAATAAGAATTTGAAGCTGTGCTCTGTGCACTGGCAGAAGAGTTAGGTCACGgaggtgcccatatgaacactgaaataggtttttcttgctataatcattcgtcctgttcatactggcccttagaagatcccttcataatgcacttatgaTGAGGGCAAAATCCACCAGCCACCTTCCTTCTTCCGTCTTTATAAGTTTATcttaagctaatatgaagcttgaGCTGTTCAAATTAGTAAAAATcgagtagatatctttcaacgttagtgtttttagtgccaaaatccCTTTTTTTAGGTGCAGGCAGGCAAGACTGTTACCATGACATGATGATCTCCAGATTTGTAGCAGAAAGAAATGATCTAATCTTGAA from Thunnus maccoyii chromosome 19, fThuMac1.1, whole genome shotgun sequence includes these protein-coding regions:
- the ptges gene encoding prostaglandin E synthase, translated to MAVIRNEVFSCFVFYGVLLVIKMYIIAIITGQVRLRKKAFANPEDALRHGGLQYHREDPYVERCRRAHINDMENILPFLFLGAIYSLTGPSLAVARLHFLVFFMARVLHSVAYLFALRAPTRSLAYTVAQIPCVSMALQILIAVAAYA